From one Flavobacterium sp. N502536 genomic stretch:
- a CDS encoding M16 family metallopeptidase — MMKSVHAQLLHLLLLFIGVASINAQNYKPTDVLIGNKTLKKGVLSNGMTYYIYPTAVNKNTASYYIIQNVGSVLENDNQKGLAHFLEHMAFNGTKNFPGKGILTTLEKQGAVFGNNINAYTSFDETVYNFDNIPSTDPKVIDTALLILHDWSHSLLLTNEEIDAERGIIVEEWRTRQNASTRISNLFNPYLYNHSLYAKRTPIGDMDIVKHFDYALLRDFYKEWYRPDLQAIAVVGDVNAEEIEQKIKTLFADIPKAKNPKKRFDVAIPDHEEPFFKLAIDKEITSSGISFKIIQNGAFKSQTFADLQQLITRVMAFSMLNDRLNELAQKENCPFKNAEVYYSDFTRVNDVMGMEIAPKPNKQAEALTAVMDEFIRAGKFGFSEGEIQRTITAIISYFENYIISEKEISHNSIINSIKSEFLSHQLATDSKSKFEMIKVILKNIDSKAFQAELTRGYTTKNRVVTVEGMENETNLTKESAFAIIAKSENNPDLKPYEDSFNGKSLLTDVTIVPGKITTEKESKEIGATAYTLSNGVKVHYKFANKNVNDVQLLAESFGGSSLYGPKDLPSIFALNGLADASGAGAFSSIDLEKILAGKVVGTGVSVGDLSETVSGSAKVKDLEVMLQLVHLRFVKPRFDKEIFDIKKLNLQNYLENKDKDINGKMTDSINAIVYGKNNPRIRVLDQQFIDDLSFERIKAIYKERFCDVSNFEFFIVGDVTPEVLKPLLEKYIASIPGIKREETFKDKTPVWNSNKINREVLIKMENVKSTVNIQFESDFKYTSKNAVLTDMLSDILTLRYTESLREKEGGTYGVQVSAAASRFPKNTVALSINFDSDPVKVNSLLPIVYDEINKIKKGILVKEDLAKTKSNYLKSREDSKNFNSYSLSLVYNFFEYNINMEDPATYVDIVNSITEKDIQEFANAFLNKAKSYEIVFKPLQ, encoded by the coding sequence ATGATGAAATCTGTACACGCTCAACTTTTACACTTACTGTTATTATTTATTGGAGTTGCTTCCATAAATGCTCAAAACTACAAACCTACTGATGTCTTAATTGGAAATAAAACTCTTAAAAAAGGAGTATTATCCAATGGCATGACGTATTATATTTATCCAACAGCGGTAAATAAAAACACAGCAAGTTATTATATTATTCAAAACGTAGGCTCTGTTTTAGAGAATGACAATCAGAAAGGATTGGCACATTTTCTGGAGCACATGGCTTTCAACGGAACTAAAAATTTTCCCGGAAAAGGAATCTTGACGACTCTGGAAAAACAGGGAGCTGTTTTTGGAAATAATATAAATGCGTACACCAGTTTTGATGAGACGGTTTATAATTTTGACAATATTCCATCAACAGATCCTAAAGTCATTGATACTGCCTTGCTGATTTTGCACGATTGGTCGCATTCATTACTGTTAACCAATGAGGAAATTGATGCCGAACGCGGTATTATTGTTGAAGAATGGAGAACCAGGCAAAACGCATCAACTCGCATTTCTAATTTATTCAATCCTTATTTGTACAACCATTCGCTGTATGCAAAGCGTACTCCTATTGGGGATATGGATATTGTAAAACATTTTGATTACGCTTTGTTACGAGATTTTTACAAAGAATGGTACCGTCCCGATTTGCAGGCAATTGCAGTTGTTGGGGATGTGAATGCGGAAGAAATTGAGCAAAAAATAAAAACGTTATTTGCGGATATTCCGAAAGCTAAAAACCCGAAAAAGCGTTTTGACGTTGCGATTCCGGATCATGAGGAACCTTTTTTTAAGTTAGCCATCGATAAAGAAATAACGAGTTCGGGTATATCTTTTAAAATCATTCAAAATGGCGCTTTTAAGAGTCAGACTTTTGCCGATCTACAGCAGTTGATCACAAGAGTAATGGCATTTTCAATGCTCAATGACAGATTGAATGAATTAGCACAGAAAGAAAATTGCCCGTTTAAAAATGCGGAAGTTTACTATTCCGATTTTACAAGAGTGAACGATGTCATGGGAATGGAAATTGCTCCAAAACCGAATAAACAGGCAGAAGCTTTAACTGCTGTCATGGATGAGTTTATACGTGCCGGAAAATTTGGTTTTTCGGAAGGTGAAATTCAAAGAACCATAACCGCCATTATTTCTTATTTTGAAAACTATATCATATCAGAGAAAGAAATTTCACATAACAGTATTATCAATAGTATAAAATCAGAATTTCTCTCACACCAACTGGCTACAGATTCTAAGAGTAAGTTTGAGATGATAAAAGTTATTCTGAAAAATATCGATTCAAAAGCTTTTCAGGCCGAATTAACTCGTGGATATACGACAAAGAACAGAGTAGTGACCGTTGAAGGCATGGAAAATGAAACCAATCTAACCAAGGAGAGCGCGTTTGCCATTATTGCCAAATCAGAAAACAATCCTGATTTAAAGCCTTATGAAGACAGCTTTAATGGTAAATCACTGCTGACTGATGTAACGATTGTTCCGGGAAAAATTACGACTGAAAAGGAAAGTAAAGAAATCGGTGCTACCGCCTATACTTTGAGCAATGGTGTAAAAGTACATTACAAATTTGCAAATAAGAATGTAAATGATGTGCAGCTGCTTGCGGAAAGTTTCGGGGGATCATCTTTATATGGTCCAAAAGATTTACCATCGATATTTGCACTGAATGGTTTGGCAGATGCTTCAGGTGCGGGAGCATTCTCTAGTATCGATCTGGAAAAAATCCTGGCGGGAAAGGTTGTCGGTACTGGAGTAAGTGTGGGAGATTTAAGCGAAACGGTTTCAGGAAGCGCTAAAGTAAAGGACCTCGAAGTAATGCTGCAATTGGTACACTTGCGTTTTGTAAAACCTCGTTTTGACAAGGAAATTTTTGATATTAAGAAGTTAAATCTTCAAAATTATCTCGAAAACAAAGACAAGGACATCAATGGAAAAATGACCGATAGTATTAATGCAATTGTTTATGGGAAAAATAATCCCAGAATAAGAGTTTTGGACCAGCAGTTTATTGATGATTTGTCTTTTGAAAGAATAAAAGCAATCTATAAAGAACGGTTTTGTGATGTTTCTAACTTTGAGTTTTTTATCGTAGGCGACGTAACACCCGAAGTTTTGAAACCGTTATTAGAAAAGTACATCGCCAGTATTCCCGGTATAAAAAGAGAAGAAACATTCAAAGACAAAACACCGGTATGGAATTCCAATAAAATTAACAGAGAGGTTTTAATTAAAATGGAAAACGTCAAAAGTACGGTTAACATTCAGTTTGAAAGCGATTTTAAATACACTTCCAAAAATGCTGTTTTGACCGATATGCTTAGCGATATTCTGACTTTACGCTATACCGAGAGCCTTAGAGAAAAAGAAGGAGGAACTTATGGTGTGCAGGTCAGTGCAGCCGCTTCGAGATTTCCAAAAAACACGGTTGCTCTATCGATAAATTTTGATTCAGATCCGGTCAAAGTGAACAGTTTGCTTCCTATAGTTTACGACGAAATTAACAAAATTAAAAAAGGTATTTTGGTAAAAGAAGACCTTGCGAAAACCAAAAGCAATTACCTGAAATCGCGGGAAGACAGCAAAAACTTCAACAGCTATAGTTTAAGTTTAGTATACAATTTTTTTGAGTACAATATCAACATGGAGGATCCTGCAACTTATGTAGATATTGTAAATAGCATCACTGAAAAAGACATTCAGGAGTTTGCTAATGCATTTTTAAACAAAGCCAAATCCTACGAAATTGTTTTTAAACCATTGCAATAA
- a CDS encoding DM13 domain-containing protein, whose translation MRKILTVITIFMFFGCESEGELTREKIGSGQVSSEATLRFMGIFEPEAGNKVTGTANIYKEGDHYKLSLKDFSISSGPDLKVYLSKTNRPDSFINLGSLGSGTSQTYTVPEGVSFATYPYVLIHCQQFNHLFATAALKSNSL comes from the coding sequence ATGAGAAAGATACTTACTGTGATTACTATTTTTATGTTTTTTGGTTGTGAATCAGAAGGGGAATTAACGCGTGAGAAAATTGGTTCAGGACAGGTTTCTTCAGAAGCGACCTTACGGTTTATGGGAATTTTTGAACCCGAGGCAGGCAACAAAGTTACGGGTACCGCTAATATCTATAAAGAGGGAGATCATTACAAATTGTCTTTGAAGGATTTTAGTATTTCGAGTGGCCCCGATCTTAAAGTTTATCTTTCTAAAACCAACAGACCGGACAGTTTTATAAACCTTGGGAGCCTGGGATCCGGAACTTCACAAACCTACACCGTTCCTGAAGGAGTCAGTTTTGCAACTTATCCCTATGTATTAATTCATTGTCAGCAATTCAATCACCTTTTTGCCACTGCTGCTTTAAAATCCAACTCATTATGA
- a CDS encoding helix-turn-helix domain-containing protein yields the protein MEFEAKYISPDIKLSCYSDGFFKSDIMFDQHMLVWFISGETKIVQADGVHVFKKGDIFLIPRNQLATIINYPKDGQPHKTVVMHLSTAKLREFYAGLDVKPKTITHSEIKHYNNHPLLESCLSSLIPYFDMKELPENIAALKITEAISILRTIDKNIDDVLANFEEPGKIDLVSFMERNFMFNMSLDKIGYLTGRSLSTFNRDFRKYFNTTPQKWLTRKRLELAHYQLTNNQKKTIDVCYEVGFENLSHFSHAFKKQFGYSPTSLT from the coding sequence ATGGAATTTGAAGCAAAATACATAAGCCCGGATATTAAACTGTCTTGTTATTCGGATGGCTTTTTTAAATCGGATATCATGTTCGATCAGCACATGCTGGTATGGTTTATTTCAGGAGAAACCAAGATTGTACAGGCAGATGGTGTTCATGTTTTTAAGAAAGGAGATATTTTTCTGATCCCTCGAAATCAATTGGCCACTATTATAAACTATCCCAAAGACGGTCAGCCACACAAAACCGTAGTGATGCATTTGTCGACAGCCAAACTGAGGGAATTTTATGCCGGACTAGATGTCAAACCAAAAACAATCACACATTCTGAAATAAAACACTACAACAATCATCCCTTATTAGAAAGCTGTCTTTCCTCTTTAATTCCGTACTTTGATATGAAAGAGCTGCCCGAAAATATTGCCGCATTAAAGATTACAGAAGCCATTAGTATTCTTCGAACCATCGACAAAAACATTGACGATGTTCTGGCCAACTTTGAAGAACCCGGTAAAATTGATTTAGTCAGTTTTATGGAGCGTAACTTTATGTTCAACATGTCTCTGGACAAAATAGGCTATCTAACCGGACGAAGTCTTTCTACTTTTAATCGCGATTTCAGGAAATATTTTAATACGACTCCCCAAAAATGGCTCACGAGAAAACGACTGGAGCTGGCGCACTATCAATTAACCAACAACCAGAAAAAAACAATTGATGTTTGCTATGAAGTGGGTTTTGAAAATCTTTCCCACTTTTCGCATGCCTTTAAAAAGCAATTTGGTTACTCGCCCACCTCATTAACCTAA
- a CDS encoding SDR family NAD(P)-dependent oxidoreductase, which yields MKQNNYQGALQKPIGSGFNAKSTTNDVIKGIDLTGKIAIVTGGNTGIGLETVKTLALAGATVIVPARDLEKAKINLAGVPNVELEVMDLMKPESITAFAEKFLLSNRPLHLLINNAGIMWVPFRRDHRGIESQLATNYLAHFQLTAQLWPTLKKAKSARVIQVSSQGHQFAPFNFDDPNFLSSEYETLQAYGQSKTASNLFALELDNRGKEFGVRSYSLHPGSINGTELAREASLELFQKMGFCDDEGTILPEIAAHLKTIPQGAATTVWCATSALLDSIGGVYCEDVEIAAIAYESSVTPGVKLYSLDEDNARRLWDLSEKMTQISFNVGV from the coding sequence ATGAAACAGAACAATTATCAGGGAGCTTTGCAAAAACCAATTGGTTCAGGATTTAATGCAAAATCAACGACAAACGATGTCATCAAAGGCATTGATCTTACAGGCAAAATTGCCATAGTAACAGGCGGAAATACCGGAATTGGGTTAGAAACAGTCAAAACTCTTGCCCTGGCAGGAGCAACCGTTATTGTACCGGCCCGCGATCTTGAAAAAGCAAAAATAAATCTGGCAGGTGTACCCAATGTAGAATTGGAAGTAATGGATCTGATGAAACCTGAATCTATTACTGCTTTTGCCGAAAAATTTCTGTTGTCCAACAGACCGTTGCACTTGCTAATCAATAATGCCGGTATCATGTGGGTTCCGTTTCGTCGGGACCATCGGGGGATCGAATCACAGCTGGCAACCAATTATCTGGCACATTTTCAATTAACAGCACAGTTGTGGCCTACACTGAAAAAAGCCAAATCGGCAAGAGTTATTCAGGTATCGTCTCAGGGCCATCAGTTTGCTCCTTTTAATTTTGACGATCCTAATTTTCTTTCCAGCGAATACGAAACTTTACAGGCATACGGGCAATCTAAAACCGCCAGTAATTTATTTGCTCTGGAATTAGATAATCGTGGAAAAGAGTTTGGTGTGCGCTCTTATTCATTACATCCAGGATCTATAAACGGAACAGAATTGGCCCGCGAAGCCTCTTTAGAGCTGTTTCAAAAAATGGGCTTTTGTGATGATGAAGGAACTATTTTGCCTGAAATCGCTGCCCATTTAAAAACCATTCCGCAGGGAGCTGCTACTACTGTTTGGTGTGCTACAAGTGCGCTGTTGGATTCCATTGGAGGGGTGTATTGTGAGGATGTAGAAATAGCCGCAATAGCCTATGAATCTTCTGTAACTCCCGGAGTAAAATTATACTCGCTAGACGAAGATAACGCCAGACGTTTGTGGGATCTCAGCGAAAAAATGACTCAAATTTCTTTTAACGTCGGAGTATAA